The following proteins are encoded in a genomic region of Triticum dicoccoides isolate Atlit2015 ecotype Zavitan chromosome 1B, WEW_v2.0, whole genome shotgun sequence:
- the LOC119345382 gene encoding uncharacterized protein LOC119345382, whose protein sequence is MFFFFVGGVEQGAGRVLKEAAGRCVRCGGAADLVETEKVLKLFFVPAWRWPGKDPAYLCRDCGLLAPGSLGGGEPGPGPLLPRAGAAQCGACSRAVDPQFRFCPFCGSAL, encoded by the coding sequence ATGTTCTTCTTCTTCGTGGGCGGCGTGGAGCAGGGCGCGGGGCGGGTGCTCAAGGAGGCGGCCGGGCGGTGCGTGCGCTGCGGCGGCGCGGCCGACCTGGTGGAGACCGAGAAGGTGCTCAAGCTCTTCTTCGTGCCGGCGTGGCGGTGGCCGGGCAAGGACCCCGCCTACCTCTGCCGCGACTGCGGCCTCCTCGCGCCGGGGTCCCTCGGCGGCGGGGAGCCGGGCCCGGGACCGCTCCTCCCCCGCGCGGGGGCGGCGCAGTGCGGCGCGTGCAGCCGCGCCGTCGACCCGCAGTTCCGCTTCTGCCCCTTCTGCGGCTCCGCGCTGTGA
- the LOC119345368 gene encoding uncharacterized protein LOC119345368, protein METSVIVVSVVVGFFGVASAVLGFIAEGTKLEPNDISMSRTECVYPANPAFALGLVAALLLLVAQITVSAAGRCCGCCKPRGAAFSASRRNIGVVFAALSWVATVIAEIYFVQGAAWNAPVTREVNMGCYFVKDGVFRRAAILSIIATVLGIKSYFLLRAAAATATAAAAAPGYPGAVAGPSAAGEPKPDGIAMGHPAPMYGQAPYAHYPPPPNAQGYGQYPPPPNAQGYGQYPPPAQGYGHFHPAAPPQGQGYGQAV, encoded by the exons ATGGAGACGAGCGTGATCGTCGTGTCCGTCGTGGTAGGATTTTTTGGGGTCGCAAGCGCCGTGCTGGGGTTCATCGCCGAGGGCACCAAGCTCGAG CCGAATGACATCTCGATGTCCAGGACCGAGTGCGTGTACCCCGCCAACCCGGCGTTCGCGCTGGGGCTGGTGGCGGCGCTCCTGCTGCTGGTGGCCCAGATCACCGTCTCGGCCGCCGGCCGCTGCTGCGGCTGCTGCAAGCCCCGGGGCGCCGCCTTCTCCGCGTCCAGGCGGAACATCGGCGTCGTCTTCGCCGCCCTCTCATG GGTGGCGACGGTGATCGCGGAGATCTACTTCGTGCAGGGCGCGGCGTGGAACGCGCCCGTGACGCGCGAGGTCAACATGGGGTGCTACTTCGTCAAGGACGGCGTGTTCAGGAGGGCGGCCATCCTGAGCATCATCGCCACCGTGCTCGGGATCAAATCCTACTTCCTGCTTCGCGCCGCTGCAGCCACGGCCACGGCGGCGGCTGCTGCACCAGGATACCCGGGGGCCGTGGCGGGGCCGTCAGCGGCGGGCGAGCCCAAGCCCGACGGCATCGCGATGGGCCACCCTGCTCCGATGTACGGTCAGGCGCCGTACGCTCACTACCCTCCGCCTCCGAACGCGCAGGGATACGGGCAGTACCCTCCCCCTCCAAACGCGCAGGGATATGGGCAGTACCCTCCTCCTGCTCAGGGGTACGGGCACTTCCACCCCGCTGCTCCCCCTCAGGGTCAAGGATACGGGCAAGCCGTGTAG